One window from the genome of Spiractinospora alimapuensis encodes:
- a CDS encoding SEL1-like repeat protein, which translates to MRSLAPLTRTGWADTLVQGLLPATLAAYACDMVGLVRIITDLLGRATDDTEARLIAAARSGDITALTWLGALYADSDPDQAEWWYRRGAEAGSRESMEGLSILMSARGHTEEAAEWWRRARSAIDD; encoded by the coding sequence ATGCGCAGCCTGGCACCCCTGACTCGCACCGGGTGGGCGGACACGCTGGTACAGGGGCTATTGCCCGCGACCCTGGCGGCCTATGCTTGCGACATGGTGGGCCTCGTCCGAATCATCACCGATCTCCTGGGCCGCGCCACGGACGACACCGAGGCGCGTCTCATCGCCGCCGCTCGGTCCGGCGACATCACGGCGCTGACGTGGCTGGGCGCCCTCTACGCCGACAGCGACCCCGACCAGGCCGAGTGGTGGTACCGACGCGGCGCCGAGGCGGGCAGCCGCGAGTCCATGGAGGGGCTGTCCATCCTGATGAGCGCCCGTGGCCACACCGAGGAGGCCGCCGAGTGGTGGCGACGTGCGCGCAGCGCGATCGACGACTAA
- a CDS encoding multidrug effflux MFS transporter: protein MQPASAPTVDASGRYPRKFVALLVFVLGVLAATGPLATDLYLPALPEIAADLGTTEARIQLTLTSMMVGLALGQLVIGPMSDTWGRRTPLVIGIIGFAVTSFAVVFAPSVDAFIVLRFLQGVAGAAGAVISRAVVRDLFEGEEVARFMSRLMLIVGLAPMIGPVLGGQILLFGSWRLMFTVLGVAAVISLVLVYFWLPESLPAEKRAPQRPAVLARTFLGLLTDRRFIVPTLAIGFIFGTMFTYISSFSFVAQSEFNASPQTYSLIFGFNTLGMIAGTQINAALIGRVSMGIRLMVGLFIMVVSVLGMGLLAATGTATLTALTVLLLLTLFGAGFSIPNAMTIAVASQPVQVAGTASALIGSIQFAFGGAIGALGGVVSGGGDATLGSMTAVMGVSALVALGLGFLRPNETQLRFAKP from the coding sequence GTGCAGCCCGCCAGCGCGCCCACTGTTGATGCTTCTGGACGGTACCCCCGCAAATTCGTCGCACTGCTGGTCTTCGTCCTCGGTGTTCTCGCCGCGACGGGGCCGTTGGCCACTGACCTCTACCTGCCAGCCCTCCCCGAGATCGCCGCGGATCTGGGTACGACCGAGGCGCGGATCCAGCTCACCCTGACGTCGATGATGGTGGGGTTGGCACTGGGGCAGTTGGTGATCGGCCCGATGAGTGACACCTGGGGGCGCCGCACGCCGCTGGTGATCGGGATCATCGGGTTCGCGGTGACTTCGTTCGCGGTGGTGTTCGCGCCGTCGGTGGACGCGTTCATCGTCCTGCGCTTCCTGCAGGGCGTGGCCGGTGCGGCGGGTGCGGTGATCTCGCGTGCCGTGGTGCGCGACCTGTTCGAAGGGGAGGAAGTCGCCCGGTTCATGTCCCGGCTGATGCTGATCGTCGGGCTCGCGCCGATGATCGGGCCGGTGCTCGGTGGGCAGATCCTGCTGTTCGGCTCCTGGCGTTTGATGTTCACGGTGCTGGGAGTGGCGGCCGTGATCAGCCTGGTCCTCGTCTACTTCTGGCTGCCCGAAAGCCTCCCCGCGGAGAAGCGGGCTCCGCAGCGGCCGGCGGTGCTGGCGCGCACGTTCCTGGGGCTCCTCACCGACCGCCGGTTCATCGTGCCGACCCTCGCGATCGGCTTCATCTTCGGCACGATGTTCACCTACATCTCGTCGTTCTCCTTCGTGGCGCAGTCGGAGTTCAACGCCTCGCCGCAGACCTACAGCCTCATCTTCGGCTTCAACACCCTGGGCATGATCGCCGGAACGCAGATCAACGCCGCGCTGATCGGCCGCGTCAGCATGGGGATCCGCCTCATGGTCGGCCTGTTCATCATGGTCGTGAGCGTGTTGGGCATGGGGCTGCTGGCCGCGACGGGCACGGCGACCCTGACAGCGCTCACCGTCCTACTGCTGTTGACCCTGTTCGGTGCGGGGTTCTCGATCCCCAACGCCATGACCATCGCGGTCGCGAGCCAGCCGGTTCAGGTGGCGGGGACGGCGTCCGCGCTCATCGGTTCGATCCAGTTCGCCTTCGGAGGTGCCATCGGGGCTCTCGGCGGTGTCGTGTCCGGTGGAGGGGACGCCACCCTCGGGAGCATGACCGCGGTCATGGGTGTCAGCGCCCTGGTCGCGTTGGGTCTGGGGTTCCTCCGGCCGAACGAGACGCAGTTGCGGTTCGCCAAGCCGTGA
- a CDS encoding CorA family divalent cation transporter: MGGTLKYWQCSRQGVVEVADADAPRPDGTWLWVQADHPTAEELHAIADRLGLHPGAVNEGVQPHARTIQQIHGDQVLLAMKTVRYTSGPSVSTSRVVLIVGGSVLLSACFDDQDPVTPAINRLVGDDEPREHGVWDGVYSVVHEVVDGYTSTSDAVAADIVRIEQEVFSGRRVMVLEPIYGLMREVLEFRDAVDPMVSIVTDMATRQATSRRFRDAQHKVKQTRQSVASSEQLLTLILDVHSGQINLWQNQDMRQISAWAALIAIPTVITGVYGMNFHWMPELRWSWGYPGVMVLMVVVCVVLFLNFRRRGWL, from the coding sequence GTGGGAGGGACTCTGAAGTACTGGCAGTGTTCGCGGCAGGGTGTCGTCGAGGTCGCCGACGCGGACGCCCCGCGCCCCGACGGGACCTGGCTGTGGGTGCAGGCCGACCACCCCACCGCGGAGGAGCTCCACGCGATCGCTGACCGGCTCGGGCTCCACCCCGGTGCGGTCAACGAAGGAGTACAGCCCCACGCCCGCACCATCCAGCAGATCCACGGCGACCAGGTCCTCCTCGCGATGAAGACCGTCCGCTACACGTCCGGACCGTCCGTGAGCACGTCCCGCGTCGTCCTCATCGTCGGAGGGTCCGTCCTCCTGAGCGCGTGCTTCGACGACCAGGACCCCGTCACGCCCGCCATAAATCGGCTCGTGGGAGACGACGAGCCGCGGGAACACGGCGTCTGGGACGGCGTGTACTCCGTGGTGCACGAGGTGGTGGACGGGTACACGAGCACGTCCGACGCCGTGGCCGCGGACATCGTCAGAATCGAGCAGGAGGTGTTCTCTGGCCGACGGGTCATGGTGCTGGAACCCATCTACGGATTGATGCGGGAGGTGCTGGAGTTCCGTGACGCCGTCGACCCGATGGTGTCCATCGTGACCGACATGGCGACCCGTCAGGCGACCAGCCGCCGATTCCGCGACGCTCAGCACAAGGTCAAGCAGACTCGGCAGTCGGTGGCCTCAAGCGAACAGCTTCTGACCCTGATCCTCGACGTCCATTCCGGACAGATCAACCTGTGGCAGAACCAGGACATGCGCCAGATCTCGGCGTGGGCCGCCCTGATCGCCATCCCCACCGTCATCACCGGCGTCTACGGCATGAACTTCCACTGGATGCCGGAGCTGCGGTGGTCGTGGGGTTACCCCGGGGTGATGGTGCTGATGGTCGTCGTCTGTGTCGTGCTGTTCCTGAACTTCCGCCGGCGCGGTTGGTTGTGA
- a CDS encoding pyridoxamine 5'-phosphate oxidase family protein, with product MAKLFEALTGRLREFIEAQPVFFVGTAPLDEAGHINVSPKGMAGTFAITGPRQVAYLDYSGSGAETIAHLRENGRIVFMFCAFDGPPNIVRLHGTGRAVFTDDPEFARLRAVFPKERTLGQRSIVVADLHRISDSCGYSVPLMEFKEDRDVLDRHQGRRDPEYFPKKWRDQNAVSLDGLPAVPVDDPYVADS from the coding sequence GTGGCAAAGCTATTCGAAGCACTCACCGGCAGACTCCGCGAATTCATCGAGGCGCAGCCCGTCTTCTTCGTGGGCACGGCGCCGCTCGACGAGGCCGGACACATCAACGTCTCCCCCAAGGGCATGGCCGGCACGTTTGCCATCACTGGGCCGAGGCAGGTGGCCTACCTCGACTACTCCGGTTCGGGCGCGGAGACCATCGCGCACCTGCGGGAGAACGGACGCATCGTCTTCATGTTCTGCGCGTTCGACGGTCCGCCCAACATCGTGCGGCTCCACGGCACCGGGCGGGCCGTCTTCACCGACGATCCGGAGTTCGCCCGATTGCGCGCCGTGTTCCCGAAGGAGCGGACGCTGGGACAGCGATCGATCGTCGTCGCCGACCTGCACCGTATCTCCGACTCCTGCGGGTACTCGGTCCCGTTGATGGAGTTCAAGGAGGACCGCGACGTACTGGACCGGCACCAGGGGCGGCGCGACCCCGAGTACTTCCCCAAGAAGTGGCGCGACCAGAACGCGGTGAGCCTGGACGGCCTCCCCGCGGTTCCGGTCGACGACCCCTACGTGGCGGACAGCTAG